The proteins below come from a single Microbulbifer sp. Q7 genomic window:
- a CDS encoding sulfurtransferase has product MTYQGVIEVTELAELVDQRDRNAGQLVILDCRYNLADQQAGEQAYLSEHIPGAHYASLHQDLSGACERYGGRHPLPSAHHFSEFARSVGVSEETQVVVYDDQRLAFAARAWWLFRHFGHARVAVLNGGLQAWKKAGLPTTADPTSAPVAGSFTASANAAELVHYDDLYPHLQTPPWQLVDAREPKRFLGNEEPIDPVAGHIPGAVNKPWQNVTDDQGLIKPIAALREHWQTIPADDDIVCYCGSGVTACVNLLSLHLIGRNAQLYPGSWSDWCAHILHPRTESA; this is encoded by the coding sequence ATGACATATCAGGGTGTGATTGAAGTTACCGAGCTGGCCGAACTTGTGGATCAACGGGATCGCAACGCTGGCCAACTGGTGATTCTGGATTGCCGCTACAACCTGGCAGACCAACAGGCCGGCGAGCAGGCGTATCTCAGCGAGCATATCCCGGGCGCCCACTACGCCAGCCTGCATCAGGATCTCTCGGGTGCCTGCGAACGCTACGGTGGTCGCCACCCCCTGCCCTCCGCCCACCACTTTTCCGAGTTTGCTCGCTCAGTGGGCGTGTCTGAAGAGACACAAGTGGTGGTCTACGATGACCAGCGCTTGGCCTTTGCCGCGCGCGCCTGGTGGCTGTTTCGCCATTTCGGGCACGCGCGGGTTGCTGTTCTGAACGGCGGCCTGCAGGCCTGGAAAAAGGCCGGACTACCGACTACAGCGGATCCTACCAGTGCCCCTGTTGCGGGCAGCTTCACGGCTTCGGCCAATGCCGCGGAGCTAGTGCACTACGATGACCTCTACCCGCATCTGCAAACCCCGCCCTGGCAGCTGGTGGATGCCCGCGAACCCAAGCGCTTTCTCGGTAACGAGGAGCCCATCGACCCCGTCGCGGGGCACATCCCGGGCGCAGTCAACAAACCCTGGCAGAACGTCACCGACGATCAGGGCTTGATCAAGCCCATCGCCGCGCTACGCGAGCACTGGCAGACAATCCCCGCCGATGACGATATCGTGTGTTATTGCGGATCCGGCGTTACCGCGTGCGTGAACCTCTTGTCCCTGCACCTGATCGGGCGCAACGCACAGCTCTACCCCGGCAGCTGGAGCGACTGGTGCGCGCACATTCTGCATCCGCGCACCGAGTCTGCCTGA
- a CDS encoding alpha/beta hydrolase, whose translation MMPLRIFLTGSRRLLLVPLLALVTAGCTKSDPTDAAAASRLIAKPCWFATEASWPTTQCYMMEVPENHDKPAGRKIQFPVVRFFAEISDPDKEPLLHLGAGGPGASMGLEPENASDWLWVNYAGMTVENGRDLIIIDPRGTGMARPRLACDEFIKDANLAFTRNLSTDEESRVFTYSMERCYTRLSATADLAHYNSATVARDVEALRQALGIPKLNLYGVSYASRYALTIARDFPQSVRALVLNSAVFPEIIYTQQLPEDVIAAYQRGLDYCSQDTQCNKQYPDLKRRLETLVEELDETPLTVETGNIHPGERYPFLLTGQRLLRVLFQALYDERFYKELPAIIEELESDQAEQLKPAIASFMGLVLDPNFGDAAGISHFCYEEAPFVDFDKARLSASNSGILGGSVRSDINMMQLQCRIWAIPSAPQLESRAVKTTLPTLVMHGALDPVLAAKDADRARKKLPNHQWLLFPQLAHDVISASDCAEQAAARFLDDPQQPVTEVATSCRKEELARMAELEKKIAEMEQKPTQEPANGAAIKPEGESARDTAEGEKQRSHTLPAGNRYSEAH comes from the coding sequence ATGATGCCCTTACGTATTTTTCTCACCGGCAGCCGCAGACTGCTGTTGGTGCCGTTACTTGCACTGGTGACCGCTGGCTGCACAAAGAGCGATCCCACGGATGCGGCCGCGGCCAGCCGCTTGATTGCCAAGCCGTGCTGGTTTGCAACAGAGGCAAGCTGGCCCACCACCCAGTGCTACATGATGGAAGTGCCGGAAAACCACGACAAACCGGCGGGCAGAAAAATCCAGTTTCCGGTGGTGCGTTTTTTTGCAGAAATCAGTGACCCCGACAAGGAGCCCCTGCTCCACCTGGGCGCCGGTGGGCCCGGGGCCAGCATGGGCCTTGAACCCGAAAATGCCAGCGACTGGCTGTGGGTCAACTACGCGGGCATGACGGTCGAGAATGGGCGCGACCTGATCATCATCGATCCCCGCGGTACCGGCATGGCCCGCCCGAGACTCGCGTGCGATGAATTCATCAAGGACGCGAACCTCGCCTTTACCCGCAACCTGAGTACCGATGAAGAGTCCCGTGTTTTCACCTACAGCATGGAGCGCTGCTATACCCGCCTTAGCGCCACCGCCGATCTGGCCCACTACAACAGCGCCACCGTCGCCCGCGATGTTGAGGCGCTGCGCCAGGCACTGGGAATCCCCAAGCTGAACCTGTACGGCGTCTCTTATGCGAGCCGCTACGCACTGACCATTGCACGGGATTTCCCGCAATCCGTGCGCGCCCTGGTGCTCAACAGCGCCGTCTTCCCGGAGATCATCTACACCCAGCAACTGCCCGAGGATGTGATTGCCGCGTACCAGCGCGGGCTGGACTACTGCAGCCAGGATACGCAATGCAACAAGCAGTATCCCGATCTTAAGCGCCGCCTGGAAACCCTGGTGGAGGAGCTCGACGAAACCCCTCTCACCGTGGAAACCGGCAACATTCATCCAGGCGAGCGTTACCCTTTCCTGCTGACCGGCCAGCGCCTGCTGCGCGTACTATTTCAGGCGCTGTATGACGAGCGCTTTTACAAGGAGCTGCCCGCGATCATCGAGGAACTCGAGTCCGATCAGGCGGAACAGCTAAAGCCCGCCATCGCCAGCTTTATGGGGTTGGTGCTCGACCCCAATTTCGGCGATGCCGCAGGCATCAGCCATTTCTGTTATGAGGAAGCACCCTTTGTGGACTTCGACAAGGCCCGGCTGTCTGCGTCTAACAGCGGCATTCTGGGTGGCTCGGTGCGCTCTGACATCAACATGATGCAGCTGCAATGCCGCATATGGGCCATCCCCTCCGCTCCCCAGCTGGAGTCCCGGGCGGTCAAAACAACACTGCCAACACTGGTCATGCATGGCGCTCTCGACCCGGTGCTTGCTGCCAAGGATGCAGACCGGGCCCGCAAAAAGCTCCCCAATCACCAGTGGTTACTGTTCCCGCAACTGGCACACGATGTGATTTCAGCCAGTGACTGCGCCGAACAGGCGGCAGCCCGCTTCCTGGACGACCCGCAACAGCCCGTCACTGAAGTCGCCACCAGCTGCCGCAAAGAGGAACTAGCACGGATGGCAGAGCTGGAGAAGAAAATCGCGGAAATGGAGCAGAAGCCGACGCAGGAGCCTGCGAACGGCGCGGCGATAAAACCCGAAGGCGAGAGCGCGCGTGACACGGCCGAGGGGGAAAAACAGCGCAGCCATACCCTACCCGCCGGCAACCGCTATTCCGAAGCACACTGA
- a CDS encoding methyltransferase has product MADRNFDDLAQRFRKRIYGGLKGDIRLAVLNRDLAPVLDTAVARTLKVVDAGGGQGQFALDLAGAGHRVWITDISEAMLALAREQVTALGLAERVQALQLPLQALRADPRIPQADLLLCHAVLEWLDQPQQALVHLAESLAPGGYLSLTFYNRRALEFRLLQRGSLRQLDRNRSSGDWGGHPGSLTPRNPLLPEEVMGWIPQAGLSVIAHSGIRCFHDFMTPEMRDKLPAAAIVEKELDYSRVDPYRQLARYVHLLCRRA; this is encoded by the coding sequence GTGGCTGATCGCAATTTTGATGACCTGGCGCAACGCTTCCGCAAGCGGATTTACGGCGGGTTGAAGGGCGATATCCGCCTGGCGGTACTGAACCGGGATCTTGCGCCGGTACTGGATACCGCAGTGGCCCGCACGCTCAAGGTGGTGGATGCTGGCGGCGGGCAGGGGCAGTTTGCGCTGGATCTTGCCGGGGCAGGGCACCGTGTCTGGATTACCGATATTTCCGAGGCCATGTTGGCGCTGGCCCGGGAGCAGGTTACGGCGCTGGGGCTGGCGGAGCGTGTGCAGGCCCTGCAACTGCCATTGCAGGCGTTGCGCGCGGACCCCCGTATTCCCCAGGCCGACCTGCTGCTCTGCCATGCGGTGCTCGAATGGCTGGACCAGCCGCAGCAGGCGCTGGTGCATCTCGCCGAAAGCCTCGCCCCGGGTGGCTACCTTTCCCTGACGTTTTACAATCGGCGTGCGCTGGAGTTTCGCCTGCTGCAGCGTGGCAGTTTGCGGCAGCTCGATCGCAACCGCAGCAGCGGTGACTGGGGTGGGCACCCGGGGAGTCTGACACCGCGCAACCCGTTGTTACCGGAAGAGGTGATGGGGTGGATACCCCAGGCGGGGCTCTCGGTGATTGCTCACAGTGGCATTCGCTGCTTTCATGATTTCATGACGCCGGAGATGCGTGACAAGTTACCAGCGGCGGCGATTGTGGAGAAAGAGCTCGACTACTCGCGCGTCGATCCGTATCGACAATTGGCCCGCTACGTACATCTGTTGTGCCGGCGGGCCTGA
- a CDS encoding porin, translating to MNKKLRRSLLLAVTAAATSSAYAVPIYQSNQVTLYMEGYFTAHMVNTFGDTQMQDGASRIRFGLNIPAYDLWDTGFNVEWGIAAISSAQDLLIQGDQQVSPADRNQSFYLRQGHAFAKHPKWGDFSAGKQWGVYYEVTYITDWYNVSGGLASGTYGLNTDGGATGTGRADSALAWRKKWEFDAGEFKIGVQYASHVADLAISVDDIAGPDTRLVCPRGDCEYGISHGIAAVYRADIGDGFFIGAAYNRVKLDIASQDGLIFDTSVTPPVLIRDDFAFNASSNIWTTAVGTYYGKEAFAKGFYGAFVYQRSQNNQLAPIGSVTGITNFFDARGSESFLSYTWGADNCYSFYGGHNYLESDDPEFNAALLDADKYRLEQYYLGFQYRWNERVRIYFENAFDGSNAVASPDYDSFNAIGIRIDI from the coding sequence ATGAATAAGAAACTCCGCAGATCACTATTACTAGCTGTCACTGCGGCGGCGACTTCCAGTGCATATGCGGTGCCAATCTATCAGTCCAATCAGGTTACCCTCTACATGGAGGGCTATTTTACCGCGCACATGGTAAATACCTTTGGCGACACGCAAATGCAGGACGGCGCCTCGCGCATACGTTTCGGCCTCAATATTCCCGCTTACGACCTTTGGGATACCGGCTTCAACGTCGAGTGGGGCATCGCCGCGATTTCTTCTGCGCAAGACCTGCTGATACAGGGCGACCAGCAGGTCTCCCCTGCCGACCGCAACCAATCGTTCTACCTTCGCCAGGGTCACGCGTTTGCCAAGCACCCCAAGTGGGGGGACTTTTCCGCGGGCAAGCAGTGGGGGGTGTACTACGAGGTAACCTATATCACCGACTGGTACAACGTCTCCGGTGGCCTCGCCAGCGGTACCTACGGCCTCAATACCGATGGCGGCGCCACGGGCACGGGTCGCGCCGACAGCGCGCTGGCCTGGCGCAAGAAATGGGAATTTGATGCGGGCGAATTCAAGATTGGCGTGCAGTACGCCTCCCATGTGGCCGACCTCGCGATTAGTGTCGATGACATTGCCGGCCCCGATACCCGCCTGGTATGCCCTCGGGGAGATTGCGAGTACGGCATCAGCCACGGCATTGCCGCGGTGTACCGGGCCGATATCGGCGACGGCTTTTTTATCGGCGCCGCCTACAACCGCGTGAAACTGGATATCGCCAGCCAGGACGGGCTGATTTTCGACACATCGGTTACACCACCCGTACTAATTCGGGATGACTTTGCGTTTAATGCCAGCAGCAACATCTGGACCACCGCCGTTGGCACCTACTATGGCAAAGAGGCGTTTGCCAAAGGCTTCTACGGTGCCTTCGTGTACCAGCGTTCCCAGAACAATCAGTTGGCACCGATCGGCTCGGTAACGGGAATCACCAACTTTTTTGATGCGCGGGGCTCAGAGTCTTTTCTCAGCTACACCTGGGGTGCTGACAATTGCTACTCCTTCTACGGCGGGCACAACTACCTGGAATCCGACGACCCGGAATTCAATGCGGCACTCCTCGATGCCGATAAATACCGGCTGGAGCAGTACTATCTGGGCTTCCAGTACCGCTGGAACGAGCGGGTGCGCATTTACTTCGAAAATGCGTTTGATGGCAGCAATGCGGTGGCCTCGCCGGATTACGACAGCTTTAACGCCATCGGCATTCGTATCGACATCTGA
- the msrA gene encoding peptide-methionine (S)-S-oxide reductase MsrA: MDYDKTQMPSRDQALPGRSEAMPISGKHFVSGHAMRPPFPEGMQQAVFGMGCFWGAERLFWEIDGVYVTAVGYAGGHTPNPNYQEVCSGGTGHAEVVLVVFDPQKISYDELLRRFWEEHDPTQGMRQGNDLGTQYRSCIYTYGDEQLAQAKASESDFQRALADKGFGAITTEIGPAPTFYYAEEDHQQYLAKNPGGYCGLAGTGACLLR; this comes from the coding sequence ATGGATTACGATAAAACCCAGATGCCTTCGCGCGATCAGGCGCTTCCTGGCCGCTCTGAAGCCATGCCGATCAGCGGGAAACATTTTGTGTCCGGTCACGCCATGCGCCCACCATTCCCGGAAGGTATGCAGCAGGCTGTTTTTGGTATGGGCTGTTTCTGGGGCGCGGAACGCTTGTTCTGGGAAATTGACGGCGTTTATGTCACCGCGGTTGGCTACGCCGGGGGGCATACGCCCAACCCGAATTACCAGGAAGTGTGCAGCGGTGGCACCGGACACGCGGAAGTGGTGCTGGTGGTATTTGATCCGCAGAAGATCAGTTACGACGAGCTGTTACGCCGTTTTTGGGAAGAGCATGACCCTACTCAGGGCATGCGCCAGGGCAACGACCTGGGCACCCAGTATCGTTCCTGTATCTACACCTACGGGGATGAGCAGCTGGCGCAGGCCAAAGCCTCCGAAAGCGATTTCCAGCGAGCGCTGGCCGATAAGGGCTTTGGTGCCATTACCACCGAAATCGGGCCCGCGCCGACGTTTTACTACGCGGAAGAAGATCACCAGCAATACCTGGCGAAGAATCCCGGTGGCTATTGCGGTCTTGCCGGAACCGGCGCCTGCCTGCTGCGGTAG
- a CDS encoding DUF599 domain-containing protein, giving the protein MDFASLAGFCLTWAGYTAFARRKAKTAWCLASSMQWYRVEWMLRMLERDMRMPDAAILSNLERVIGFFASTSILILAGLVTALSANTAAVEVLSSLPFAQTTTVEQFEIKVMVLIVIYIFAFFNFTWSLRQYSFANVLLGAAPAVDEEEVTREERRRYAISAAKVIDQAGHSYNYGLRSFYFSMAVMGWFVHPVLFVGGYLAVIWVLYMREFRSRTLQVILAAEGRSLDQVRDK; this is encoded by the coding sequence ATGGATTTTGCGAGCCTTGCCGGCTTTTGCCTGACATGGGCCGGTTACACGGCGTTCGCGCGCAGGAAAGCGAAAACCGCCTGGTGCCTGGCTTCCTCCATGCAGTGGTACCGGGTCGAATGGATGCTGCGTATGCTGGAGCGGGACATGCGCATGCCGGATGCGGCCATTCTCAGCAATCTGGAACGGGTGATTGGCTTCTTTGCTTCCACCAGTATCCTGATTCTGGCGGGTCTGGTAACGGCGCTCTCAGCGAATACGGCGGCGGTGGAGGTGTTGAGTAGCCTGCCATTTGCACAGACGACAACCGTCGAGCAATTCGAGATCAAGGTCATGGTGCTCATCGTGATCTATATCTTCGCCTTCTTTAATTTCACCTGGTCGTTACGCCAGTACTCTTTCGCCAACGTGTTGCTCGGCGCCGCGCCGGCCGTCGACGAGGAGGAGGTGACCCGCGAGGAGCGTCGCCGCTATGCCATCAGTGCCGCCAAGGTCATCGACCAGGCGGGGCACAGCTACAACTATGGCCTGCGCTCTTTCTACTTCTCCATGGCGGTAATGGGCTGGTTTGTCCATCCGGTGCTGTTTGTAGGCGGTTATCTGGCCGTGATCTGGGTGTTGTATATGCGGGAGTTCCGCTCGCGCACCCTGCAGGTCATTCTGGCCGCCGAGGGTCGCTCCCTGGATCAGGTCAGGGACAAGTAA
- a CDS encoding molecular chaperone DnaJ — MILLIAVGIFAWLAVQQFKYTPPERRRKLILQYLLIALALAAVLLAVTGRLHWVGAAVAVVLPLVNRLWRTFGRHLPWIAPLIAKHAQAKAEKEKAKNANTEEQQSGHKAQRPDEPPLTVAEARKILCVSADASKEEIIGAHRKLIQKFHPDRGGNDYLASRINAAKALLLKQFDQ, encoded by the coding sequence ATGATTTTACTGATTGCCGTAGGCATTTTTGCCTGGCTGGCAGTCCAACAGTTCAAATACACCCCGCCAGAGCGCCGGCGCAAACTGATATTGCAATACCTGTTGATCGCACTGGCGCTGGCGGCGGTTCTGTTAGCGGTTACCGGGCGGCTGCACTGGGTGGGTGCCGCGGTGGCCGTGGTGCTGCCGCTGGTCAATCGGCTGTGGCGAACCTTCGGCCGGCATCTGCCGTGGATTGCACCACTGATCGCCAAACACGCCCAGGCAAAGGCAGAAAAAGAAAAAGCCAAAAACGCCAATACTGAGGAGCAGCAATCAGGGCACAAGGCGCAGCGCCCCGATGAGCCGCCGCTGACAGTGGCCGAGGCACGCAAGATACTGTGTGTTTCCGCCGATGCCAGCAAAGAAGAAATCATTGGCGCTCACCGCAAACTCATCCAGAAATTCCACCCGGACCGCGGAGGCAATGACTACCTCGCCTCCCGCATCAATGCCGCCAAGGCCCTGCTGCTCAAGCAGTTCGATCAGTAA
- a CDS encoding methyltransferase, whose product MSESHSLSRTMFGLTVRKNAHPDMRRLRREAGDASLHGNKFWRSSCLTMDYLKKHPLKQGARVLDLGCGWGLGGIFCAKTFDARVTSLDADPSVFPFAEYHAALNGVEIKTWRCRYEKVTQAALAEFDAVIGTDICFWDQLEAPLFNLTRRALRAGVGRVLLVDPGRSPFRRLAERAEEKLDARYFEWQTQRPMKATGCIMLAGE is encoded by the coding sequence TTGTCTGAAAGTCATTCTCTCAGCCGCACGATGTTTGGTTTGACTGTGCGCAAAAACGCGCACCCGGATATGCGCAGGCTGCGGCGGGAGGCGGGGGACGCCAGCCTGCACGGAAACAAGTTTTGGCGAAGTTCCTGCCTGACCATGGATTACCTGAAAAAGCACCCGCTTAAACAAGGCGCACGGGTGCTGGACCTTGGCTGTGGTTGGGGGCTGGGCGGAATTTTTTGTGCCAAGACGTTCGATGCGCGGGTGACGTCTCTGGATGCGGACCCCAGCGTATTTCCGTTTGCGGAATATCACGCGGCGCTGAACGGGGTGGAGATCAAAACCTGGCGCTGCCGCTATGAGAAGGTCACACAGGCGGCCCTTGCGGAGTTTGATGCGGTGATCGGCACGGATATCTGCTTCTGGGATCAGTTGGAAGCGCCGCTGTTCAATTTAACCCGGCGTGCCCTGCGCGCTGGTGTGGGGCGGGTACTGCTGGTTGACCCGGGGCGCTCACCATTTCGGCGCCTGGCGGAGCGGGCGGAGGAAAAACTCGACGCCCGGTATTTCGAATGGCAGACTCAGCGCCCGATGAAAGCCACCGGCTGTATTATGCTTGCGGGCGAATAA